The genomic segment CACAGAGACACAGGAGATGAGCATTTTGCTCCTTAGAAATATAGCAAAATTACAGGGGTCGGTTTATATTGTTATTCTCTGTTAGGCTTAACTCAGTACATCTACCACATGCATAAGGCAGTATACTGGATAAAACTGGAAATGGCATAAGTGTCAATATTTTACTACACAACCTATAGAACAAATGCATTTTTAAAGTGTATTTGTTAGACTCAGAAGCGGTGGTTGGGTAATATGTAGAATTGGGAGAGTAAAATTTACTTTTTTTGTGTGTAAAAGTCGAGAGCTAATATTTATATAGAACTGTACATTTCTCAATGTCCATAATTATGTGATTTTAGAAATATGATTTATTTGATAACGGATACTATCTTTGTCACTTTTGTAATAAGTAGTAGCTATCTTTTGTATTGTATGCCATGATGGTTGTAAAAGCACGTGTTGTAACAATGCCTCACTAGTTTGTTTTAAACTGCCACAACAGACTTGTTGGATTCATTAGGAGGAATCTTTTAATCCAGGCCTCATTTGTATCATTTTTTTATTGAATCATTTAAAGTGAACAGATTACAAAATAATGTTTGTCTTTTGAGGTAGATATGGAATGGAGAATGAAATGTATCCCTGAGGAAATGCTCACTAGCAATAAAGCAACATCCAGACAGTGCCTTAAATATGCGCAATTATCTTGTAATGATATAGATACAGAAAACTGTATTTAATTATCTGGTGCATTGTTTAATTAATTATTCATTTGAATTAGGATATTCTATTATCACAGTGACTACTTTGGCCGGCACATCTGACATTAAACAGTGAAAATATCCATTATgtatttaaatagattttttttttttagtttacaTTTAGTACTTCAAATGTACTAATCAGGTTGCACTACTACACCATTATGACAGGTGGCCTTATGGGAAATGAAGTTTATAACACAGAAACATTAGGGATAATATTTTAAAGAGACTAAATGTCCCTTCATCCTTATACACAATCACTAGAGAGCCATCGTGTCTTGTCTGTAAATAATATTTCTGCAGAACTGTCAGGCACCACTTTTTAATGAAACCTCTGAAAGTGACTTTGCATCATGACTCAATTTCATGCTTTGAGACATCAAGGGATGAGGGAGTTAATACATCGTTCCTCCTTAGATTACTGTCACTTAGTTATTTTATTGCATAGTACTGATTGATTTGTGGGTGCAGGCATGTCTTTGTGGGTGTGGATCTTTGCATGTGTTTAAGTTTGACACTGATAAAGAAGTCTTCCTCGGCTGTCTTATTTCTGCTTTGAGCTCAGTGATCAAAGCGCTGTGTTGAGGAAGATAAGAGTATTTCAAAATATGACTCATATTTACTCCAACGCTCACTCTGGGTTTACTCTGCACTTTTCTTCCTTTGAATAAGattatgtatgtacagtgcctcCAGAGATTATTCATACccctgacttattccacattttgttgtgttgcagcctgtaCAGTGCCTCCAgagagtattcatacccctgacttattccacattttgttgtgttgcagcctgaattcaaaatagattaaatagattttttgggggggggggtttcggggggtattgaaaattaaatacagaaatatctcatttacatgtgtattcacacccctgagtcaatacatattagaatcacctttggcagaaattacagctgtgagtctttctgggtaagtctcttaagagctttgcacacctagattgtacattatttgcacattattcttttaaaaattcttcaagctctgtcaagttggacatcgcaagacagccattttcaagttttgGCATAGATTTTCATGCtggtttaagtcaaaactgtaactaggccactcaggaacattccatGTCTTATTGGTAAGCAacttttaggttattgtcctgctgaaaggtgaatttgtttcTCAGTTTctgttggaaaacagactgaaccaggttttcctctagaattttgcatgtgcttagctctattctatttatttttatcctaaaaaaactccctagtccttgccgattaCAAGTATACTCATAACATGCTCTAGCCACCATCATGCtttaaaatatgaagagtggtactcagtgatgtgttgtgttggattttccccaagcATAACGCTtcgtattcaggacataaagttaatttatttgccacattttttgcagttttacttcagtgacttattgcaaacaggttttgtaatatttttattctgtacaggcttcctgcTTTTCACTTTTTCcatttagattagtattgtggagtaactacgatGTTGATccttcctcagttttctcctatcacatccATTGGCCTtatgatgaaatccctgagcagtatccttcctctccggcaactgagttagtaaggacacctgtatctttttTGTGACTGGGTGAATTGAtaaaccatccaaagtgtaatgttcaaatggatattcaatgtctgtttttttacccatctaccaataggtgcccttctttgcgaggcattggaaaacctccttggtctttgtggttaaatttgtgtttgaaatgcactgctagactgagggaccttacagacacttgtatgtgtggggtatagagatgaggtagtcattcaaaaatcatgttaaacactattattgcacacagattgagtccatgcaatttattatgtgacttgttaagcacaattttactcctgaactcaGGCTtggcataacaaaggggttgaatacttattgactcaagacgtttcaatttgtaaaaatgtctaaaaacagaACTCCACATTGACATTGTGGTGTATTgcgtgtaggccagtgacacaacatctgaaaaacaacaaaatgtggaaaaagtcgagggttgtgaatagtttctgaagacACCGTATGAAAGTatttttgaaatgtattttattaTAACTAATTATTATGTCATTACATTTAGCTTCTAAATGATACTTCTACATTAGTCATCACATTTTGCTCCCAAGTAACGTTAAGATACACTTGAGACAAGACTGTTAGCATGgttacattattatttttttttttttacaataggTTACCATCAAATTGTCATCAAATTGTTTCTAGTATTGAAACACTTCAAAATGGACAGTTAGGTGGTAGCATTTTCTTACTACGGTTTACTTTACTCGTTTACTGTCATCACAGAACAGAAGAGAAACAGTGCTTGAAACGGCTTGAAATGCTGTTCGTAGACTAACTACAGTTAGACTTGAAACAATGGACGGAACTATTGTGGACCGGGAAGCGTTTCATACGGAATGTACAACAGTGTCCGTTACCCAAAATCAGTCCCGTCTAAAAATGGCGGAGTATATACATGTCGTTCGAAGGGCTTTGGGACAGTTAGGAGGTCACGGTGGTGTGAAAGGCTTATTTGTTCAGTTATTCAGGTCAGTTGAAGAGCGATATAATGTACTTTGTAATCTTTAGAGGTGGTTGTCACTTTCAATGCATTTACTCAAGATAAATAAGTGTCCCCGGTCGGCAGGCAACCGGCTAGCTAACTTCCTATCGTTAACTACTGTAGCTGGCTACATTGGTAAACAAACGGATTCACTGCTCTTTTTCAAATCTGTTTTAAGACTACTTGATTGTGTGATCTCTGACCTGTATCCGGTCTGACAAATTAGACATAGTGCTAATGGACTAGCCAGCAATTTATCTAACTTGGAGTGACTGTTATTTTGTTACAGGGCAAATGATGTGAAAACGGGAGCCCTGATTGGCGTGGACAAGTATGGAAACAAGTACTTTGAGGACACACGCTACTTTTTTGGTAAGGTTGAACAGTCCGAAACCTCAGCTCACATTACCAGTGATGGCCTTCGGCTATGTACTGCAGTGACAATCATCATATTATCTCTGAATGTAGTCGGCACATATAATATTTTCCATATGGAGTTGATTGGTCAGAGTGTGGGGAAATCAAGTAGTATAAGTGTGGTAGAGAGGGCTGTTCAAAGACCTGTAGTGTACTCAGAGTAACACCTCTCCTTGTCAGGTCGTCACCGCTGGGTGATCTACACCACGGAGATGAATGGAAAGAACACCATGTGGGAGGTGGATGGCAGCATGGTGCCCGCTGAATGGTAAATACATCTCACTTGGTTTGACACAGGTGGAGTTGCCTCGATCTCAGTGACTGGGCCATTGCCATGTTGGAAATACTGGCCTTCATAGTAAAATTGCTGACAAAGTTCTGAGTATGGAAGTGTCATAGATCTGGGTGGTACTCATTGAGTTGATGTACTGGTGTCTTAATTGTGTTTTTACCGTCTAAGAACCTTCTATTGATGAAATGAGTACCTGATGCTAACTTCCAATCTTAAATCTCCTCAGGCATCGCTGGCTCCACTGTATGACAGAcaacccccccaccacacaccctCCTACGCCCAAGAAGTTCCTGGCGGAGGTCCACCAGTTCAACGTGAGTGGTTCGGCCCAGGCGTACGTGCCCTACTCCACCACCCGCAAGAAGATCCACGAGTGGGTGCCCCCAAAGGCTCAGTGACCCTGCTTAGACCTGACCTTTGACCTCTGACCCGTGACCTTGTTCTGTAAATGATGAGTGTTATTTCCTGTGTGCGTTCACCACCACATCTTTGCTTCTAAATAAAATCGAATCTATATGGACACTGGTGATGACTCAGTCCTTATGTGTGAAACTGTGGGCTGTTATGTCACTAGTGACTTGTTGGCTGACTAATGACCAGCTCTCCACGAGTATGACATAAACATTTTATCAACATTAGTTTGTCTGAGGTGTTTTTTAAGACTGACTGAGACTGGCCCATTGTTGAGGGGCAGATTATGAGGTAATGTTTCTCTGAGGGTGTTAGATGgtctgatttgtgtgtgtgtttcagacagCAGGATATTGCTGAGCTGAGAAAAGGCTGCAGTATTTCACATGGGGGTAATGGGAGCATGTCTGATCAGATGACCATCATATCAGGGTGATATTGTGGACAGGGTGTTGTCACATTcactgtgtgaatgtgttgtcacattcacacaggcagacagacacacactcccaGCTCCAGTCCCTCTGTCCTTTCGGGGACTGCTGTGCAATGAGAGGTGAGTTGACTCCAGTACCAGTCTGTGAGTTGGCAGACAATTTTCTGATGTCAATGTCTAGTTAAGACCATAGTTGGACTATCTTTGGTGGTGCAGAAAATAAATGCTGTATACTGTATTAGTCCCTAGTGAATCTTTTCATATGGCGTTGGAAGTAGATATTTTTCTGCACTGGAAAAATGGCAGAGTTTATCTACTTGTAGGCATCATAATAGCTATTCTACTGTAGTCTGTACCATAGTAAGGACATTCATATTTTCAGAAGCAGCTTGGTTGCTCAGGGTTTACCGGTATTCTAACCCTGCCTTTGCTTCCAGTGGTCTTGGCTGTTAGATGAGAAGGTTTACGCTGTCAACGCTATTTGGCCGTGGGGTCAGTGAGGAGGCAGATGATGAGGTCAGTCTCTCTATCCCTTTATATGGCtgtttgaatccattttaaatgccCCTCACTGAAATGACATGGCTGAACAGGCGAAACCCTCATAAATATCCACCATCCCAAATGTGTTACTATAGTAGTTACTtcaagggagagaggaaggatgcATGtttaaggtccaatgcagcctTCTTTTTAAATCTCAATTTAacatcatttctgggtaacaattaagtaccatACTGTGATTCTTTTCAATTAAAATGTTCAAAAAGAAACCAAAATAGCTGATTTTCTTAGCTGATTTtcttagatttaaaaaaatatgttgtaTACTGTTTTTTTCTCCCCCCCCACCCTCTTCACCTATCTCCATAAACCACCCTCTTATGATTTCCATGTGCCATTAGTTTTTCAACTGCGATGTGATGTTTCACTTACATTCTGAACCTGTCTAATCGCATAGTATATACAGATTGTAAGATAAATATTTTTActaaaattattattatattgttaaTTGATTGGACGATGGTTTTCTAAATCTCCCAACACTGCTATTTGGAGGGTTCATTTCAGATAAATTaatttcagccattcctgaaccagTGACCAGAAACATGAAAAATAGCTTCTTGGCAAAGAACAATTTCTCAAATTAGAATTTTGCTTGGACATTCTAGGAGTGGTTTGAGTTGGGAGGAGAACAATttaaactagctgttattggcagagaggtttggaccTATcgttcttattggtctattaactaatttaccaacTGGAGATGTCACCAGGCAGACCAAAGCAGGCTGAAATTTAAGGTGGCCTTTTCAAATAGCTaaaattatcataattttcacaatttcacagtattattccaaccgcatggtgtggaaatatatataaaacacagaaaagtcacgtttttgactgcactgggcctttaaagatTTATTGGAAAGGGGCCACATAATTTTCTCCTTTCCACTTTCTGTCTGTCAGGAAGACCTGTAATGACTGATCCATCCACCTGGGGTCACTGTGTCCCCTGATAAAGTCGGCATTCAACTCACACCTCAGCTATATCATAATGAAATCAAACACAATTCATGAGCACTTTGCTTTTGAGCATGTAAATTGAGAAGCTCTTTGTTGATGTGGAATAACATTGCCACAAGTCAGCAGTTCCAGGTGTTACAATATATCCAGCTACCTCTGACTAGAATGCGAACAGGCTTTCATTTGGAAGCCAGTCACATAGGCACCAGGACGGGGACCGGGGACAATCTCATAAAGAAC from the Oncorhynchus keta strain PuntledgeMale-10-30-2019 chromosome 33, Oket_V2, whole genome shotgun sequence genome contains:
- the LOC118366347 gene encoding NADH dehydrogenase [ubiquinone] 1 alpha subcomplex subunit 12-like yields the protein MDGTIVDREAFHTECTTVSVTQNQSRLKMAEYIHVVRRALGQLGGHGGVKGLFVQLFRANDVKTGALIGVDKYGNKYFEDTRYFFGRHRWVIYTTEMNGKNTMWEVDGSMVPAEWHRWLHCMTDNPPTTHPPTPKKFLAEVHQFNVSGSAQAYVPYSTTRKKIHEWVPPKAQ